The following coding sequences lie in one Deltaproteobacteria bacterium genomic window:
- a CDS encoding DUF971 domain-containing protein → MGAPTDIAHSIGRNALLVTWDDGSHSELAIPYLRSWCPCAQCQGHGDVVRQLEVAPDIAAVGLYEMGAYALGIRFSDGHDAGIYAWTWLRQLSHEAEPLGPKRGRFRGGRFEPVPDPA, encoded by the coding sequence ATGGGCGCACCGACCGACATCGCGCACTCGATCGGACGCAACGCGTTGCTGGTGACGTGGGACGACGGCAGCCACAGCGAGCTGGCGATCCCCTACCTTCGCAGCTGGTGCCCGTGCGCGCAGTGCCAGGGCCACGGCGACGTCGTCCGCCAGCTCGAGGTGGCGCCGGACATCGCCGCCGTCGGACTCTACGAGATGGGCGCGTACGCGCTCGGCATCCGCTTCTCGGACGGTCACGACGCTGGCATCTACGCGTGGACTTGGCTGCGGCAGCTCTCGCACGAGGCCGAGCCGCTCGGCCCCAAGCGGGGCCGCTTTCGCGGTGGGCGCTTCGAGCCCGTGCCCGACCCCGCGTAG
- a CDS encoding PDZ domain-containing protein — MKRRIGAVGFALGVVCTLVATAALEPGLRAASAPRLDRAGFDQAVEAVFSRYYEPVDEAALLSAGLSAMLGELDPHSHFLSAADRKALRRHKHSGETGLAVAMRTEAASRARRLEVLAVAPDSPAAREGLRPGDAVVEIAGKSVDALASQREAELLLVGAIGDEVALLVQPVDGNGPRAVELVLARPSTKMLETAVVRDEAGRSYVHVVLRRFGAESGDAFKRAIEARRHALGKDLAGIVIDLRGNPGGEVGEALVIADTFVADGVLMRTRGRGGRILREESAHAPGTDLATPIVVLQDRHSASASELLAAALQDRGRARVVGERSYGKGTVQEVMGLPDGSVATFTIARYYSPDDRLVDGSGVTPDVAVALTGDMPVVGEKDVGVTAAIRALGAP; from the coding sequence CGCTCGGTGTGGTGTGCACCCTGGTCGCAACTGCGGCGCTGGAGCCCGGTCTGCGGGCTGCATCGGCGCCGCGGCTGGATCGTGCGGGCTTCGACCAGGCGGTGGAGGCGGTGTTCTCCCGCTACTACGAGCCGGTCGACGAGGCCGCGTTGTTGTCCGCGGGGCTTTCGGCGATGTTGGGCGAGCTCGATCCCCACAGTCACTTCCTGAGCGCCGCCGATCGCAAGGCGCTGCGCCGCCACAAGCACTCGGGTGAGACCGGGCTTGCAGTCGCGATGCGCACCGAAGCTGCTTCGCGAGCGCGTCGCCTCGAGGTGCTGGCGGTGGCGCCCGACTCCCCGGCGGCGCGCGAGGGCCTACGCCCGGGCGATGCGGTGGTCGAGATCGCCGGCAAGTCCGTCGACGCGCTCGCGTCGCAGCGCGAGGCCGAGCTCCTGCTGGTCGGTGCGATCGGCGACGAGGTCGCGTTGTTGGTCCAGCCCGTCGACGGCAACGGCCCCCGTGCGGTCGAGTTGGTGCTGGCGCGCCCCAGCACGAAGATGCTCGAGACCGCGGTCGTGCGCGACGAGGCTGGGCGCAGCTACGTGCACGTGGTCCTGCGGCGCTTCGGGGCCGAGAGCGGCGACGCGTTCAAGCGCGCGATCGAGGCCCGACGCCACGCGCTCGGCAAGGACCTCGCCGGCATCGTGATCGACCTGCGCGGCAACCCCGGCGGCGAGGTCGGTGAGGCGCTGGTCATCGCCGATACCTTCGTCGCCGACGGGGTGTTGATGCGGACCCGCGGACGTGGCGGGCGAATCCTGCGCGAGGAGTCCGCACACGCCCCTGGCACCGATCTCGCCACGCCGATCGTCGTGCTGCAGGACCGCCACAGCGCGTCGGCATCGGAGCTGTTGGCGGCCGCGCTGCAAGATCGCGGGCGTGCGCGCGTCGTCGGTGAGCGCAGCTATGGCAAGGGCACCGTGCAGGAGGTGATGGGCCTGCCCGACGGCTCGGTCGCGACCTTCACGATCGCGCGCTACTACTCGCCCGACGATCGCCTGGTCGACGGCAGCGGCGTGACACCCGACGTCGCGGTCGCGTTGACCGGAGACATGCCGGTCGTGGGCGAGAAGGACGTCGGCGTCACCGCGGCGATCCGGGCGCTCGGGGCTCCGTAG
- a CDS encoding Crp/Fnr family transcriptional regulator, with protein MAVDAADAELVSKMLKRWAGWDRVPDDVLGQLNQIAELLDVKRKRSLFRRGEPGPGLFLVKSGEFKLSLISSEGREQILYLAEPGKMIGEGFLPRDVQCAASAFAMADSEVYRFETDAVVKLTARSEALAFALMRHMAFRANRLIDLVLDLSLRSVERRLASFLFTLAVRNGAEPGKQTVIPRQLDMNTVAARLGTVREEISRALNRMQRNGILNLSRQEIVVLDLSALERVTYE; from the coding sequence ATGGCTGTCGACGCCGCGGATGCCGAGCTGGTCTCGAAGATGCTCAAGCGTTGGGCAGGTTGGGACCGCGTGCCCGACGACGTGCTCGGACAACTGAACCAGATCGCGGAGCTGCTCGACGTCAAGCGCAAGCGCTCGTTGTTCCGCCGCGGTGAGCCCGGCCCGGGCTTGTTCCTGGTCAAGTCGGGCGAGTTCAAGCTGAGCCTGATCTCGAGCGAGGGTCGCGAGCAGATCCTCTACCTCGCGGAGCCCGGCAAGATGATCGGCGAGGGCTTTCTGCCCCGCGACGTGCAGTGCGCCGCGAGTGCCTTCGCGATGGCCGACTCCGAGGTGTATCGCTTCGAGACCGACGCGGTCGTCAAGCTCACCGCCCGATCCGAGGCGCTCGCGTTCGCGCTGATGCGCCACATGGCCTTCCGCGCCAACCGCCTCATCGATCTCGTGCTCGACCTGTCGCTGCGTTCGGTCGAGCGTCGGCTGGCCTCGTTCCTCTTCACGCTCGCGGTGCGCAACGGGGCCGAGCCCGGCAAGCAGACCGTGATCCCGCGCCAGCTCGACATGAACACCGTCGCGGCGCGCCTGGGCACCGTCCGCGAGGAGATCTCGCGCGCGCTCAACCGGATGCAGCGCAACGGCATCCTGAACCTGAGCCGCCAGGAGATCGTCGTGTTGGATCTGTCGGCGCTCGAGCGCGTCACCTACGAATGA